From the genome of Nicotiana sylvestris chromosome 2, ASM39365v2, whole genome shotgun sequence, one region includes:
- the LOC104247824 gene encoding uncharacterized protein has translation MAAPPNLEEGQSKYRPPRFNDQYYGWWKTRMHDFIMAEDSELWDVICDDPFVPLKAVPKTRKEYNGADRKAIEKNFKAKKILVCGIGPDEYNRISACESAKKISEDLQTAHEGTT, from the coding sequence atggctgctccaccaaacctCGAGGAAGGACAATCAAAATACAGACCACCAAGATTCAACGACCAATACTATGGTTGGTGGAAAACAAGAATGCATGACTTCATAATGGCTGAGGACTCTGAGCTTTGGGATGTGATTTGTGATGATCCCTTTGTCCCTTTGAAGGCTGttccaaaaacaagaaaagaatacAATGGTGCTGACCGAAAAGCTATTGAGAAGAACTTcaaggcaaagaagattcttgTGTGTGGTATTGGACCAGACGAGTATAATCGTATCTCGGCATGTGAATCTGCTAAGAAAATCTCGGAAGATCTTCAAACAGCTCACGAGGGAACTACTTAG